CATTTCTCCGAGTGTACGAGTATAAAGTTCCCCGTAGCTCGGCCGTTCAAGTAGTCAGTCAAATTGGGATTCGGTTGCGGCCTTTTGGGGTCACCTCGCTCAGTTCTACTGCATTCCAATTCCATTCCACTCCACGTCGCCGATTGCCTTTTGCCACTGCTCCGTTTAAGATGCAGATAATGCTAATTAATTGTATTGATTAGCTCATTATATCATTAGCTGCCAGCGGACGGGCGAACTTGCCCCGGGCGCATTCCAAGTGTGCCATGCGACGACAATAAGTTTCCACCACAGCAACAACGGACGCAGATCCTTGGACGCAGATCCTTGAGCCACTTCAGTGCGAAGCTGTGTGCGTTGTGATGCCCGAGGCCGTACATTCCTATAAACAAACTTGTCCAAAATGCAGCTACCGCCACAGGGCCATGGCCATAATCGGGTGCAACACCGAAAACTCGAATGGCATGGGGAATGGAAATTCGAACGGTATGACGGTATGATGATAATTTCCGGGTCAGGATGTGTGCCCGTGTGTTTTGTACTTGGATTGTAACCAAGTAAATGCTAGTGCAGTTCTGCGAGTGACATTCTGGAACTGTACTTACTCCAACTGGGATCAGAAATAGATACTTAAGGTTTAGAATGCTTATTTCAATCCCGTTTGTTATAggttatatgtatatacctgagtttattaattaatcGTATGGTCATTTCAACTGCTAGATCCTGACGCAGGACTCTAATGAAAACTTCATGTTCATTTAGCTGACTTTCCGACTCTGTTGCGAGTGTCAGGTTTTCGTGGCCATAAAGCCATAAAGTTGTGGCCAACTTTTTGGAAACAAGCTGCATCGTCCTTCCGCGTCCTTCGTCCTCCTCCTGATCCTGTCGCCAATGTCGTCGGCAGCATCGTTAAGGCGTATCCATCATAATATCTATCAGGGAGAGGAGGGGAATACTACCGTATACTGCCTCATCCGAATAattcatttatattaatacATCCTGCAGAGCAACAGTCAAACTCACAGCGAATGAGACGGAGATAGgtatagatatatgtatagatATAGAAGAAGCTGAGGAAGAAGTATTTCAATTTGTATTGCCAAGTGTCTGGCTCTTTCTGTCTCTTTCAGCCTGCTTCCCCCTCTCCCTCTATCgccttctctctctctctctctcccgcACTGTCTGCAGTTGCAGTGCTCGACTTTGCCTTGTCGACAGCTTAAAGTTTGAATTGCTGCACACTGAGTCGCTAATCCACTGAGAGAAACTTGCTGCTAAAACTAATTTTTATCGCGATTAACACTGAACTTGTCATTTCATCCTCGGAATTTTAGCTTTTGCACTTGTGGCATTGATTATTTCGTCATTTAACTTAGAGAAATAATCGAAATAGAGACTTTTCAAGTAAgcacgtattttattttatattccaTTTATCCTATTTATTTGAGCTAAAGAATATATTGGAGAATTATATCAAGGAACTTTTGAAATTATAGCAGTGTCTTTCCGCCTGGACAACCTGGCCGAAGGTTGGAACTGTGATGCAGCTGGGGGGTGTGGGTTAAAAATGGGGACGTCGATGGAGGAGGATTACAGGATGCAGGACGCCACCTTTTGCAGCTGCTTCCATGTGTTCATGGCGCAAATAATCGCCgtcatcaacaacaacaaaaacaagatGGCAGGACAGGATCAGGACGACAGGATTGGGTCCTGGTTCCTGAGGAGGACAGAGGGACAGGAGCTGCGCAGAGAAGGGGGCTCAAAGATGAGTTGAGAGACGTTGACGCTGACG
The Drosophila mauritiana strain mau12 chromosome X, ASM438214v1, whole genome shotgun sequence DNA segment above includes these coding regions:
- the LOC117148362 gene encoding LOW QUALITY PROTEIN: uncharacterized protein LOC117148362 (The sequence of the model RefSeq protein was modified relative to this genomic sequence to represent the inferred CDS: inserted 1 base in 1 codon), whose product is MGTSMEEDYRMQDATFCSCFHVFMAQIIAVINNNKNKMAGQDQDDRIGSWFLRRTEXTGAAQRRGLKDELRDVDADAISTEFCSINDKL